The proteins below come from a single Aegilops tauschii subsp. strangulata cultivar AL8/78 chromosome 6, Aet v6.0, whole genome shotgun sequence genomic window:
- the LOC141026134 gene encoding uncharacterized protein gives MRKPLFLRIVEGVEAHDDYFKLTMDCCGQLSFSARHMCTTTLRMLALGTAADAVGEMVRTGESTCLKTIVKFACVVVEVFGPEYIREPNVQDTEKLLAIGEWKNCPKGLRGMYEGHTR, from the exons ATGCGGAAACCATTGTTTTTGCGCATTGTGGAGGGAGTGGAGGCACACGACGACTACTTCAAGCTCACAATGGATTGCTGTGGCCAACTCTCTTTCTCGGCCAGGCATATGTGCACGACAACTCTGAGGATGCTTGCACTTGGTACTGCTGCAGATGCCGTTGGTGAGATGGTCAGGACGGGGGAGAGCACGTGCCTGAAGACTATTGTCAAGTTTGCCTGCGTCGTGGTGGAGGTGTTTGGACCTGAGTATAtcagagaaccaaatgtgcaggaCACAGAGAAGTTGTTGGCTATTGGAGAG TGGAAGAACTGCCCTAAAGGTCTGCGGGGAATGTATGAAGGTCACACCAGATAG
- the LOC109757448 gene encoding MLO-like protein 1 isoform X2, protein MCPSSLQERPTRAVPSPAERGKKGPAAAEPQALPGDSCRRRRGAGARWLWLAAAARFCSWPPAGATEERPVGSLPGSACLFISKGKVPVLSVEAIHQLHIFIFILAVTHFVLSASTIILGIMQTRNWHHWESKIHANGDNAPEMIKHVQEFKFIQDHFKGHRKRWRIFGWMCSFFKQFYGSVTEEDYTTMRLGFVMKHCNPTFNFYNYMIRALEVDFKKVVGISWYLWALLMIFLLLNVQGLYVYIWISLVPFIMLLLVGSKMEHIITELAYEVAQKHTAIQGDLVVAPSDDFFWFHRPKLVLLLIHVVLFQNAFEIALFFWLLVTYGFKSCIMGNRAYAISRVVISVISQLVCCYITLPLYAIVSHMGSSFRRVMFDENVTEGLVNWAEKARRRTRIPSKTPADVGNSQVDEASGVAVQITNAHADSLVQ, encoded by the exons ATGTGCCCGAGCTCCCTCCAGGAGCGGCCGACCCGCGCCGTACCATCTCCAGCGGAAAGGGGAAAAaagggccccgccgccgccgagccgcaGGCTTTGCCCGGCGACTcctgccggcggcggcgaggggcgggggcgcggtggttgtggcttgcggcggcggctaggttttGCTCCTGGCCGCCCGCGGGAGCGACCGAGGAGCGACCCGTCGGGAGCCTCCCCGGGTCTGCTTGCCTCTTTATTTCTAAG GGCAAAGTTCCGGTACTCTCTGTTGAAGCTATTCATCAGTTGCACATATTTATCTTCATCTTGGCGGTCACTCATTTTGTTCTCAGTGCTTCTACCATTATTCTAGGAATTATGCAG ACGAGAAATTGGCATCACTGGGAGAGCAAGATTCATGCAAATGGTGATAATG CTCCTGAAATGATCAAGCATGTTCAAGAGTTCAAGTTTATTCAAGACCATTTTAAAGGTCACAGAAAACGGTGGAGGATATTTGGTTGGATG TGTTCATTCTTCAAACAATTCTATGGATCGGTCACTGAGGAAGACTACACAACAATGCGACTTGGTTTCGTCATG AAACACTGTAACCCAACATTCAATTTTTACAATTACATGATCAGAGCGTTGGAGGTTGATTTCAAGAAGGTTGTTGGTATTAG CTGGTACCTCTGGGCATTGCTCATGATATTCTTGTTGTTGAATGTGCAAG GTTTGTATGTCTACATTTGGATATCGTTGGTTCCATTCATT ATGCTACTTTTGGTTGGAAGCAAGATGGAGCACATCATAACGGAATTGGCTTACGAGGTTGCACAAAAGCATACGGCGATTCAAGGAGATTTAGTAGTGGCTCCTTCAGATGATTTCTTTTGGTTCCATCGGCCAAAATTGGTCCTTTTGTTGATCCACGTCGTCCTATTCCAAAACGCATTTGAGATTGCACTATTCTTTTGGCTGTTG GTGACATATGGATTTAAATCATGCATCATGGGAAATCGAGCATATGCTATATCTCGAGTTGTCATAAG TGTCATTAGCCAACTCGTTTGTTGTTACATCACCCTACCGCTTTATGCCATCGTCTCTCAT ATGGGGAGTTCTTTCAGAAGAGTTATGTTTGATGAAAATGTGACTGAAGGCCTTGTCAACTGGGCTGAAAAAGCTAGGAGACGCACAAGAATCCCAAGTAAAACACCTGCAGACGTAGGCAACTCACAAGTTGACGAGGCAAGTGGTGTTGCAGTTCAAATAACAAATGCACATGCAGACTCATTGGTGCAGTAA
- the LOC109757448 gene encoding MLO-like protein 1 isoform X1 — MAGGEEGKPKPLELTPTWIVASICSAIVIISLVFERLLHRLGKRMMRSSKKPLYEVLLRVKEELMVLGFISLLLAVFQGAMGRLCVRRSVMSHMLPCKPPAPDGVAETAHFVMGGARRLLAAGAASDDHCLKKGKVPVLSVEAIHQLHIFIFILAVTHFVLSASTIILGIMQTRNWHHWESKIHANGDNAPEMIKHVQEFKFIQDHFKGHRKRWRIFGWMCSFFKQFYGSVTEEDYTTMRLGFVMKHCNPTFNFYNYMIRALEVDFKKVVGISWYLWALLMIFLLLNVQGLYVYIWISLVPFIMLLLVGSKMEHIITELAYEVAQKHTAIQGDLVVAPSDDFFWFHRPKLVLLLIHVVLFQNAFEIALFFWLLVTYGFKSCIMGNRAYAISRVVISVISQLVCCYITLPLYAIVSHMGSSFRRVMFDENVTEGLVNWAEKARRRTRIPSKTPADVGNSQVDEASGVAVQITNAHADSLVQ; from the exons ATGGCCGGCGGAGAAGAAGGGAAACCGAAACCGCTCGAGTTGACGCCGACATGGATCGTGGCGTCCATCTGCTCcgccatcgtcatcatctccCTCGTCTTCGAGCGCTTGCTCCACCGCCTAGGCAAG AGGATGATGAGGAGCAGCAAGAAGCCGCTGTACGAGGTCCTCCTCAGGGTGAAGGAGGAACTCATGGTGCTGGGATTCATATCGCTGCTGCTCGCCGTGTTCCAGGGAGCCATGGGGAGGCTGTGCGTGCGACGGAGCGTCATGAGCCACATGCTGCCCTGCAAGCCGCCTGCGCCGGACGGCGTCGCCGAGACCGCGCACTTCGTTATGGGCGGGGCCAGGCGGCTTCTGGCCGCTGGAGCCGCCTCCGATGATCACTGCCTAAAAAAG GGCAAAGTTCCGGTACTCTCTGTTGAAGCTATTCATCAGTTGCACATATTTATCTTCATCTTGGCGGTCACTCATTTTGTTCTCAGTGCTTCTACCATTATTCTAGGAATTATGCAG ACGAGAAATTGGCATCACTGGGAGAGCAAGATTCATGCAAATGGTGATAATG CTCCTGAAATGATCAAGCATGTTCAAGAGTTCAAGTTTATTCAAGACCATTTTAAAGGTCACAGAAAACGGTGGAGGATATTTGGTTGGATG TGTTCATTCTTCAAACAATTCTATGGATCGGTCACTGAGGAAGACTACACAACAATGCGACTTGGTTTCGTCATG AAACACTGTAACCCAACATTCAATTTTTACAATTACATGATCAGAGCGTTGGAGGTTGATTTCAAGAAGGTTGTTGGTATTAG CTGGTACCTCTGGGCATTGCTCATGATATTCTTGTTGTTGAATGTGCAAG GTTTGTATGTCTACATTTGGATATCGTTGGTTCCATTCATT ATGCTACTTTTGGTTGGAAGCAAGATGGAGCACATCATAACGGAATTGGCTTACGAGGTTGCACAAAAGCATACGGCGATTCAAGGAGATTTAGTAGTGGCTCCTTCAGATGATTTCTTTTGGTTCCATCGGCCAAAATTGGTCCTTTTGTTGATCCACGTCGTCCTATTCCAAAACGCATTTGAGATTGCACTATTCTTTTGGCTGTTG GTGACATATGGATTTAAATCATGCATCATGGGAAATCGAGCATATGCTATATCTCGAGTTGTCATAAG TGTCATTAGCCAACTCGTTTGTTGTTACATCACCCTACCGCTTTATGCCATCGTCTCTCAT ATGGGGAGTTCTTTCAGAAGAGTTATGTTTGATGAAAATGTGACTGAAGGCCTTGTCAACTGGGCTGAAAAAGCTAGGAGACGCACAAGAATCCCAAGTAAAACACCTGCAGACGTAGGCAACTCACAAGTTGACGAGGCAAGTGGTGTTGCAGTTCAAATAACAAATGCACATGCAGACTCATTGGTGCAGTAA